AGGAGAAGGAAGAGGGGAAGCGGGCCGTTAGGCCCGCAGGGGGGATAGGTGGGGGCGTCACCCCAAACGTTTCGCGTAATACTTCCTCCAACGCCTGCAACGCCTCGGGGCCAAAGCGGGCGCTCAGGTCGGCCAGGAGCGCCTCCCAGGCTTCGGCGTGGGCGGCATGATGGGCCTGCAACACGCGGCCCCAGGCGCGGTGGAGCAGGCTGAGGGCGATGAAATCCGCGCCCCGCGCCTCGGCCAGCGCCCCGGCCTGGGTCAACTGTTGGGCGTCATGCGCGGCCGCGCTCAGGGCCGGCCACCCAAAGGCGCCGTCTTCGCGCCGTTGGGCGTGGGTCAGGTAGGGGTGGTAAATGCGATGAATATGCATAGACGACGATTGAATGGCCAACCGGTCGATTTGGGCAGAGGCCCTTACCAGTTTAGCACAACTTGCCCAAAAGTCCCGCTTCTTTCTGAGTCAGGGTTGCATCGTCGGTGTGGGGGTCCCAGAAGGCGTCAGGGAARGCGTTGCGGTCGGCCATGGCGTGGGCGTRGGGGTGATGAAGAGCGGGTTGTACCCCAGCGCCTGGCGCCGCTGCCACAAGGCGTACCAGCGGTCGARCAGGCAGGCGCAATACCCGGCAAAGCCTGGGTCCTGGCAGGTCTTGGGGTCGCCATTCACCCAGAGGCCCAAGGCCTCCACTAGACCACGCTGGTCCCACGCCTCGCCGCGAAGGAAACGGCGCAAAGGGCGATAGGCCGGCAGGCTCAACGTGCGCGCGGTGACGTAAGCCCCCACCGAGGCCGAAAGGTAGTGCTGCACCCCCACGGCGTTGTATTGACAGGACTTTTCCGGCACTACCCACAGAGTGGCCAGGGGTTCCAGCAGGCGCGAGCGCCTTCCTGCGCCGCCCCGGCCTGCAGCGCCTCCACGGCGAACTCCGTGGTGGGGATGTCCACTTGGGCAAACACCTCATCGTAAAACGTTGCCCCGACCTGAGCGCCGGTCACGTAGGCCAGCGGAGGGCACAACACGGAAATCCCGTGCTCCTGCCACAGCCTGTTCCAGGTGTCCACCAGGTCCTGACAACGCTCATCGCAGACGCCGCCCCGCCCGTAAAACCAATGCGCCACGGCCCGGCGCAACCCCGCTTCGTCAAAATCTTCCTGCCGCAACATGCGGCGCAAAGGGTCGTAGGCAGGCAAAAGCAAAGTCTCGGCGGTAGCCCGGACGCCTTGGAAGAAATCCGGATAATCCTGCGTGCTCAGGCGCAGCGAACCATGGCTCACCACCCGGCGCCCCACCCGCAGCGGGTTCCAGCAACGCGGGGATTGCACGACTTGCTGCCAGTGGGTGAGGGCGTCCACGGCGAAAGGTGTTGGCACGGCGCCCATGTACACCAATACCGCCTGCCAGAAATACCGGTCCACCTGCACCCCCGGCGTGCAGACCTGCGCACGCTGAGGGTTCCGGGCAGGGGCCCCCGGGAACAGCGTGGCCGCCCGCCCTGCCCTCGCCGAGGGATGTTCCACCAAAAGGCCCAGCAACACCAGACCCCACAGCCAGCGCCCCCCACGCAGGGCCTGAAAGAAACGCCGGACCGAAAAGCGACTTTTCATCAGACGCTCCTTTCTTCCACCCCGGCCCACCCCAGGCCGATGCGCCCGCGTTCGGGCTCCACTTTGAGCACCCGCACGGTGAGCACTTGGCCGACCTGCAGGGTCACCCCGGCGGGGATTTGGCTCCGGTGGAGCAGGCCGTCTTGCTTGACGCCGATGTCCACGAAGGCGCCGAAGTCCACCACATTGCGCACGGTGCCCTGGAGCGTGAGGCCCGGGGTGAGGTCCTCCATGCGCAGCACATCGGAGCGCAGGATGGGCGGCGGCACATTCTCGCGCGGGTCGCGCCCGGGCCGGACCAATTGGTCCAGGATGTCCTGCAGGGTGGGTACCCCAACCTCCAGGGCCGCGACCAGGTCATCCAGAGAAGTCCGGGCCAGCAAGGCCTGCAAACGGCCCCGGCGTTCCTCCGGGGGTTGGGAAAGGTCCACCTGGGCGCGGGCCATGAGCGCGCGGGCGGCGGGGTAACTTTCCGGGTGGATGGCCGTGGCGTCCAGGGGCTCCGGCCCGCCGAGGATGCGCAGAAATCCAGCCGCCTGCTGGAAGGTCTTGGTCCCCAGGCCAGGCACCTTTTTCAAATCTTCCCGCGTGACGAAGGGGCCGCGCTCCTCACGGTAAGATACAACGGCCTGGGCCAGTTTCGGCCCGATGCCCGCCACATAGGTAAACAGCGCCGGGGAGGCAGTGTTCACCTCCACCCCCACGGCGTTGACCACGCTTTCTACCACGGCATGCAGGGTCTGGGCCAGGACCTTTTGGTCCACATCGTGCTGGTACATGCCCACGCCCAGCGATTTGGGGTCAATTTTGACCAGTTCGGCCAGTGGGTCGAGCATCCGGCGGGCGATGGATACGGCACCGCGCAGGCTGACATCCAGGTCGGGCAACTCAGCGCGGGCCAGCGGGCTAGCCGAGTACACACTGGCGCCGGCTTCGCTGACGATGAGGTAGTGCAGCCCTTCGCGCCCGCGGGTGATCTCGGCCACCAGTTGCTCGGTTTCCCGCGAAGCCGTGCCGTTGCCAATGGCGATGAGGGTGATCCCGTAGCGCGCGATGAGGTCTTCCAGCGTGCGGCGGGCCTCCTCGCGCCGGTTTTGCGGGGGATGGGGATAGATGGCCCCGGTGGCGAGCACCTTGCCGGTGGGGTCCACCACGGCCAGTTTGCAACCGGTGCGGTAGCCGGGGTCGATGCCCAGCACCGTGTGGCCGGGCAGGGGCGGCTGCAACAGCAGGCCGCGCAGGTTTTGCGCGAAGACCCGAATGGCATGGGCTTCGGCGGCCTCGGTGAGGCCGCGGCGCACATCGCGCTCGATGGCCGGCAGCAGCAGGCGCTGGACCGCATCGGCGATGGCGGCCTCTAGTTCATCGTGCAGCGGCGAGGCCGGGTCCGGCCGAAAGCGGCGGACCACCTCTTCGCGCCAGTCGCGCTCCGACACCTCCACGCGCACCCGCAACACGCCTTCGCGCTCGGCGCGGTTGATGGCCAGCACCTGATGCGGGCGCAACCGCTCCACCCGATAGTGGAAATCGTAGTAATCAGCGTACACCTGACGCGGGTCCTCGGCGTCGGGGCGTTTTTCGGCGTGGAGCACCGCCCAGCGCAACGCCCGCTGCCGCACGGCGGCGCGGATTTCGGGGTGGTCGGCGATGCGCTCGGCCACAATGTCCCGCGCCCCGGCCAGGGCTTCCTCCACGGTGGCGACCTGCTCGTTGAGGAACGGCGCGGCCAACTCGGCCAGGGTGGCCGAAGTGTGCGGCTGCTCGAGGACCTGTTCGGCCAGCCCTTCCAGCCCTTTTTCGCGGGCGATGATGGCCCGCGTGCGACGCTTGGGCTTGTAGGGGCGGTAGAGGGCCTCCAGTTCGGTCAGCGTCTCGGCGGCGCGGATGCGCTGCGCTAAGTCGGGGGTCAGTTTTCCCTGCTCGGCGATGGTGCGCAGCACGGTCTCGCGTCGGGCTTCCAGCGCGCGCCGCTTTTCGGCCAGGATCTGAATCTGGCGGATTTGCTCTTCGTCCAGCCCGCCGGTGACCTCCTTGCGGTAACGGGCGATGAAGGGCACGGTGTTGCTTTCGTCCAGCAAGGCCAGCGTAGCGGCCACCTGCTCCGGGCGCGCGCCCAGCGCACGGGCAACTGGCGAAACCATGTCGGGTTGTGAGGTCATGCATTCCTCCTCAGGAGAACTGCGCGCGGGATTGTATCACAAGCCCGTGCCCGGGGACTGGCCTTGCCTGATGGGGGAGAACCGCGGCCACTTTCAAACACACGGGCATCCCTCAGGAATGGTACAATTTTCTCAGCAACTCGCCTTTCCCCTTTCTGGCTCTCTTCAGCGGAGGTGCCAGGATGTCCGCGGAATTTACCTGGCTGGTCCTCTCGATCGGGCTGGGTCTGTTCTTCATCGGGATTTCGCTCCCTCTTCTGCGACGCAAGATCCCGCCCAACCCCTGGTATGGCTTACGCATCCTCGCCACGCACGCGGACGAAGTCGTGTAGTACGCGGCCAACGCCAAGGTCGGAAGGGAACTGTCGGTGTTGGGAGGCCTGCTCATCGCGGTCAGCCTCGCCCTGTCCTTCACCCCCATCCCCTGACAGAGAAAGGCAC
This genomic stretch from Anaerolineae bacterium harbors:
- a CDS encoding RNA-binding transcriptional accessory protein; protein product: MVSPVARALGARPEQVAATLALLDESNTVPFIARYRKEVTGGLDEEQIRQIQILAEKRRALEARRETVLRTIAEQGKLTPDLAQRIRAAETLTELEALYRPYKPKRRTRAIIAREKGLEGLAEQVLEQPHTSATLAELAAPFLNEQVATVEEALAGARDIVAERIADHPEIRAAVRQRALRWAVLHAEKRPDAEDPRQVYADYYDFHYRVERLRPHQVLAINRAEREGVLRVRVEVSERDWREEVVRRFRPDPASPLHDELEAAIADAVQRLLLPAIERDVRRGLTEAAEAHAIRVFAQNLRGLLLQPPLPGHTVLGIDPGYRTGCKLAVVDPTGKVLATGAIYPHPPQNRREEARRTLEDLIARYGITLIAIGNGTASRETEQLVAEITRGREGLHYLIVSEAGASVYSASPLARAELPDLDVSLRGAVSIARRMLDPLAELVKIDPKSLGVGMYQHDVDQKVLAQTLHAVVESVVNAVGVEVNTASPALFTYVAGIGPKLAQAVVSYREERGPFVTREDLKKVPGLGTKTFQQAAGFLRILGGPEPLDATAIHPESYPAARALMARAQVDLSQPPEERRGRLQALLARTSLDDLVAALEVGVPTLQDILDQLVRPGRDPRENVPPPILRSDVLRMEDLTPGLTLQGTVRNVVDFGAFVDIGVKQDGLLHRSQIPAGVTLQVGQVLTVRVLKVEPERGRIGLGWAGVEERSV